The Dyadobacter sp. 676 DNA window TAGGTTGAAACGAGTTTTTTCATCAGCTCGTGCTCGGCAATAAGAGGGATTCCGGGCGCTATAAGCGTACCCGATTTAACCTCATAGGCGTGGGAATGCCAAAGCTTCCGTTCTTCCTCGGAAAGCGTCCTGAACAGTTTTTCGGTAATGATATATTCCACGCCCATCAGCTTGGCATCGCGCTCGTTTCCATCGAAGATAACCGCCTGGTAAACATCCTGGTTGAGCTGCTGAACATAATGGTGGGCTTCCATTTGTGCCCGGATGTTCCCGTTGTAAAAGTGAAAACCATCCAGATACGCGTCGAAGTAGCGGAGCGGCCCTTTGCTTTGCAATAAATCGGCCCCGGTGGTCAGCAGGCGATCTTTAACAGGCTTTTGATCGCCGGGGACATCCACATTGGATTCGGTGTTCCGTCCGCCGCAACCGGCCAGCAATAGTAACCCCCACAACAAGGGCTTGGAAAACATGCGTCTCATAATATTTAGCCAGGAATAGTGATAGTGATGCCGGAACCGGCTGTCTGCGCGGCATCCTCCCAGCTCTCTGTGGAACTGGCCATTACAACCGACATGGCACTTTCAGTTTAAATGTTGAAACAAATACACCTGATAGCCGGCGTCGTTGTCAATAAGCGTACCCCGCACGTTTCCGCCGCGGCTGCTCCGTTTGAGCGGCGCGGCGGGGAATGCGGGGAACATAATGGGGAAGCGATTCCCGGCGGGAAGAGCTATTGGCCGGTTTCACTTTTCTGCTCGAAAAGACGCATCGCGAACAGCCCGTTTCCGACCGCGCCTCCTGCCCGGAGAG harbors:
- a CDS encoding OBAP family protein, translated to MFSKPLLWGLLLLAGCGGRNTESNVDVPGDQKPVKDRLLTTGADLLQSKGPLRYFDAYLDGFHFYNGNIRAQMEAHHYVQQLNQDVYQAVIFDGNERDAKLMGVEYIITEKLFRTLSEEERKLWHSHAYEVKSGTLIAPGIPLIAEHELMKKLVSTYGKTIHTWHTDQQRDLPLGSPMLMMGFTRDGQLRKELVEARDKRFNVSTAKTRMNRQDIRQPTPVAGANAWEQGAVRQFVISSSADSAIHKHQGAPQNKAED